The genome window CGGCGGCGCCGGGCCTCGGCGTCCGCGCCCTGCCCGCCGTCTCCCTGCGGGGCGGCCTGGGCCTGCTGCGGCTGCGGTCGGGGCGAGCGGCCTGGGCCCTGGCGACCGTTCAGGTTCGGGACGGCCCCACGGTCACTGGCGCCGCGCGAGAAGCCCTGGCCGCGCCCGCCCCGGTCGCTGCGGTCGAAGCCGCGTCCGCCGCCCCCCCCGCCGTGGCTCTCCTCGGGGGGCATGTTCTCCACCGTCCAGTCGCCGAAGTACATGCGCTGCACGGTGATGTTCACGGGCCGCAGGTGCTCGTTGCGGGGGCGCTCCAGCGTGATCACGCGCCGCTTGTAGCCGCCCTGACCGCTGGGGCGCATGGGGGGGCGTCCCCCGAAGTCACGCGCGCCCGGCTCTCGCCCGTTCGGCTCCCGCGGCTCGCGGCCCTGCCCGTCGCGTGCCTGGCCGCGCCCGCGAGCGCCGTCGGTGCGGGCCGGGGCCGCCGAGGTGGCGGGCTGGGGTTCGTCGAGGGTGAACTTGCGGGGGGCCGCCGTGCTCACCGACTGCAACTTCTCGCGTTTCTCTGCTTCCCGGTCCTCGCGGCGTCTCGCGCGGGGCCGGACGGGGGTGTCGCCGTCCATAGCGGTCTCCTGGGTGAAATCGATTTGCCGGGCCAGGGGGTTGACCTGGCTGATGGTCACGGTGAGGGCGTCCCCCAGCCGGAAGGTGCGCCCATTCGAGCGCCCCCGCAGAATCTGGGCGTCTTCCAGGTAGAAGTAATAGTCGTCGTCGAGGTTCGAGATGTGCAGCTTGCCCTCGACGCCGTTGTCCAGCGCCACGAACAGCCCGCTCGCCACCACGCCCGACACGTTGCCGGGGAAAGTCTCACCGAGGTGCTCCTGCGCCCACTTCGCCTGGTAGTACTTCGTGAGGTCGCGCTCGGCCTCGGCGGCGGCGCGCTCGCGCTCGGAGGTGTGCTCCCCCATCCCCGGCAGTCTGCCCCGCAGGTCGTGGGTCCCCCGTGAGGAGGCCGTCAGGTCCCCCGCCAGCACCCCTTTGAGCACCCGGTGGACGAGCAGGTCCGGGTAACGCCGGATCGGCGACGTGAAGTGCAGATACTCCCGGAACGCCAGCCCGAAGTGCCCCAGGTTCTCGCCCGCGTACTTCGCCTGCTGCATCGAGCGGAGCAGCAGGGTATTCACCACGCTCTCGCGCGGCGTGCCCCGCACCCCCTTGAGGACCGCCTGATACGCCTGCGGGGTCGGCTCGCCGCCCGGGAAAGAGATGCCCAGGCGCCCGAGGGCGTTCGTCACGTCCTGGAAGCGCTGGAGGGTGGGTTCCTCGTGGATGCGAAATAAGGCCGGAACCTCGCGCTCGATCAGGTAACGCGCGACCACCTTGTTGGCGAGCAGCATCAGGTCCTCGATCATGCCGCGCGCCGTCTCCTCGCGGATCGGGATAAGTTCCATCCGCCCGCCGGGCCCCACGTCCACCTTGACCTCGCGCAGCTTGAAGTCGAGCGAGCCCTCGCGCAGCCGCTTCTGGCGCAGCTTGGAGGTGATCTTGAGCAGCAGGTGGAGGTCGCCCTCCAGGTGCCGCGCGTGGTCGGGCAGGGTGGAGGTCGCCTCCGAGTACGCCTGCACCTCGTCGTAGGTGAGCCGCGCCTTGCTCCGAATCACGCTCGGCGTGAGCCGCACGTCGAGGATGTCGCCCTCGGCGGAGAGTTCGACGAGCGCCGTCATCGTCAGCCGGTCTTCAAACGGAACGAGGCTGCACACCCCGTTGCTGAGGTGCTCGGGGAGCATGGGCAGCACCCGACCGGGGAGGTACACGCTCGTCGCGCGGGCGTAGGCCTCCTTGTCCAGCGGCGTGCCCCCACGCACGTAATGGCTCACGTCGGCGATGTGGACGCCCACCACGAAGGTGCCCGCCGGGGTCGGCTGGATGTGGATCGCGTCGTCGAAGTCCTTGGCGTCGCGCCCGTCCAC of Deinococcus planocerae contains these proteins:
- the rnr gene encoding ribonuclease R — protein: MPRAKKERPAQDDQSVRADSEQQQSTAPRAGRGRKQAAQPTEPPTPQPEAVTPAPKRGRGRQTPATNENATAQAETAAPRAQRGKRAASPAEPQPEPTPEVTEAATTATEPTPKPRRGRQARAQAQPAEAAPTEAVTAEPVPVETAAVETAPVEITPTGDVAAASPAEPVEAAAEPTPQPSSRRGRKAKAAPPEPQAQPEAVASPAEEPAEAPKKRRGRQAKAQPVAEAEPEQAPEQAQATEPVLLEVPRTRRGRKPKVVTPVAEGPREDATSEEVPLAEVLGGVEPVAVEEAGAQAAASEDAPQTALTVSADAGQPLPVVDHPALEGEDDGEVHEAQEDGTDTDGQPDPARDLVTSQLRKVGRPIHVRDLERTFTRQTINRLGDWRDLESLLEDLVRTGDVIRTRRRTYGLPEAMSLVRGRFQASAAGFGFVVPDSGGEDFYVAPENTMEAWNGDIVLVRMEGRGDTGRGGQGPRRGQRGDGSPRASVVRIVQRAYKQLVGSLEFSKGHPILKPDDHRARHRILLLTEGIEGLQSGARVVTDLYWPEQTGEDEVFGQVTRVLGEQDDPETETEAVIVKYGLRGDFPDEVEAEANAIPREIPAEALVGRLDLREFNIFTVDGRDAKDFDDAIHIQPTPAGTFVVGVHIADVSHYVRGGTPLDKEAYARATSVYLPGRVLPMLPEHLSNGVCSLVPFEDRLTMTALVELSAEGDILDVRLTPSVIRSKARLTYDEVQAYSEATSTLPDHARHLEGDLHLLLKITSKLRQKRLREGSLDFKLREVKVDVGPGGRMELIPIREETARGMIEDLMLLANKVVARYLIEREVPALFRIHEEPTLQRFQDVTNALGRLGISFPGGEPTPQAYQAVLKGVRGTPRESVVNTLLLRSMQQAKYAGENLGHFGLAFREYLHFTSPIRRYPDLLVHRVLKGVLAGDLTASSRGTHDLRGRLPGMGEHTSERERAAAEAERDLTKYYQAKWAQEHLGETFPGNVSGVVASGLFVALDNGVEGKLHISNLDDDYYFYLEDAQILRGRSNGRTFRLGDALTVTISQVNPLARQIDFTQETAMDGDTPVRPRARRREDREAEKREKLQSVSTAAPRKFTLDEPQPATSAAPARTDGARGRGQARDGQGREPREPNGREPGARDFGGRPPMRPSGQGGYKRRVITLERPRNEHLRPVNITVQRMYFGDWTVENMPPEESHGGGGGGRGFDRSDRGGRGQGFSRGASDRGAVPNLNGRQGPGRSPRPQPQQAQAAPQGDGGQGADAEARRRR